A single window of Anopheles moucheti chromosome 2, idAnoMoucSN_F20_07, whole genome shotgun sequence DNA harbors:
- the LOC128309498 gene encoding E3 ubiquitin-protein ligase SMURF2, protein MNKLEYSRRNGTQKIRITILCARNLARKDLFRLPDPFAKILVEGTTQEYTTEICKASLDPRWNSHYDLFLGKNDNIIISIYNHRKLHKRQAFLGCVRIVASGIQLLRDTGYQRLELVKRSQDDPDPVKGQIIVSLMSRDSATGGNPLAIVSPAGDVRVPDDDDATDDTLIVEQQLPQGWEERSTQNGRTYYVNHYTKTTQWPRPTEPAGPPAGGRQPANNAAVNGNVNGGGGGVPAQQQHILGSPTNTPANGAGEEPGCPTIPAGPSKSATNNSINSIQSNDSGSRRHSAEILVSSNNKENCINQHHHQQQQQQQHNGKDHSQRNGGGKDVDGNNGLVNGNGGGTPAHHRHRNDAKSPVRIQDESILITPSSSNTSPLSEINSPLTSPKQQDISPRSGNGGRETQQVTGVTNAIGALAIDTPSTVRSPTGTNATTGGQCVVVVNGSGGGVTNFSSPNHQHSRSGGDSSVPVGGGQTHPAAKPTVPSYLPLNASNNTNGAAANSTSNGVSNHSNSSSGPDTIGGGGGGTGGGGGGRSQQQQHHHGTPAGESCHREGSASRYHRTRSGRHAEDPNRRRTSRDRPPRPSMGVMGGPQARSGAPFIRPAVDLPHGYEIRTTQQGQVYFYHIPTKQSTWHDPRIPRDFDTQNLTTETLGPLPHGWEQRKTASGRVYFVDHNNRTTQFTDPRINMHILQMIRRQNSATASPPPATATTTGSNGCSSVALSPLSGAGPQVPNGSGGTSRHAALAEAVNAITNGDAHHHSPRGATISNNIPDLPQGLMDSADLLPKYRRDLVGKIRALRQELQLLQPQSGHCRLEVSRNEIFEESYRLIMKMRPKDMRKRLMVKFKGEEGLDYGGVAREWLHLLSREMLNPQYGLFQYSRDDHYSLQINPDSGVNPEHLSYFHFVGRILGIAVFHNHVLDGGFTLPFYKQLLNKPITLSDIEDVDPDLHRSLTWMLENNMTGVIDSTFSVENNSFGVLKVHELKPNGASIPVTEDNKREYVKLYVNYRFMRGIEQQFLALSKGFGELILSHLLRPFDERELELLISGISQIDVNDWKANTRLKQCTADTPQIVWFWQIVESYSPEMRAQLLQFVTGSCRVPLQGFRALQGSTGAVGPRLFTIHLTADVPIQNLPKAHTCFNRLDLPMYDSYQLMYDKLTQAVEETCGFAVE, encoded by the exons ATGAACAAGCTCGAGTACTCGCGGCGCAATGGCACGCAAAAGATCCGGATTACAA TTCTCTGCGCCCGTAATCTGGCCCGGAAAGACTTGTTCC GACTGCCCGATCCGTTCGCCAAAATTCTCGTGGAAGGTACGACCCAGGAGTACACGACAGAAATCTGCAAAGCATCGCTTGATCCGCGCTGGAACTCACACTACGATCTGTTCCTCGGCAAGAACGATAACATCATCATTTCGATCTACAACCACCGGAAGCTGCACAAGCGGCAAGCCTTTCTCGGCTGTGTGCGGATAGTGGCCTCCGGCATCCAGCTTCTGCGTGATACGGGAT ATCAACGGTTGGAGCTGGTGAAACGCTCGCAGGATGATCCGGATCCGGTCAAGGGGCAGATCATCGTGTCGCTAATGTCGCGCGACAGTGCCACCGGTGGTAATCCGCTCGCGATCGTTAGCCCGGCCGGGGATGTGCGGGTGccggacgatgatgatgcgaCGGACGATACGCTCATCGTCGAGCAGCAGCTGCCCCAGGGCTGGGAGGAACGTTCGACACAGAATGGCCGCACGTACTATGTGAACCATTACACCAAAACCACGCAATGGCCACGGCCAACCGAACCGGCCGGTCCGCCGGCCGGCGGCCGTCAGCCGGCGAACAATGCAGCCGTCAACGGGAACGTGAACGGTGGGGGCGGCGGTGTGCCcgcgcaacagcagcacattCTCGGCAGTCCGACCAACACGCCGGCTAACGGGGCCGGTGAGGAACCGGGCTGTCCCACGATACCGGCCGGTCCGTCCAAGTCGGCcacaaacaacagcatcaaTAGTATTCAGTCGAACGATTCCGGTAGCCGGCGGCATTCGGCCGAAATACTGGTCAGCTCGAACAATAAGGAAAACTGCATcaaccagcaccaccatcagcagcagcagcagcagcagcacaatgGGAAGGACCATTCACAGCGCAACGGCGGCGGCAAAGATGTGGACGGCAACAACGGGTTGGTAAATGGTAACGGTGGTGGTACGCCCGCCCACCACAGGCACCGAAATGATGCGAAAAGCCCGGTTCGCATACAGGACGAGTCGATACTGATCACGCCGAGCTCCTCCAATACGAGCCCGTTGAGTGAAATTAATAGTCCGCTAACGTCACCGAAGCAGCAGGACATTTCGCCCCGTTCTGGTAACGGTGGAAG GGAAACGCAACAAGTCACCGGAGTAACGAACGCCATCGGAGCTCTTGCGATCGACACACCGAGCACGGTTCGGTCGCCGACCGGCACGAATGCAACCACCGGTGGAcagtgtgtggtggtggtgaatggTAGCGGTGGTGGCGTTACTAACTTCAGCAGCCCCAACCATCAACATTCGCGCAGCGGTGGTGATTCGAGTGTACCCGTTGGAGGTGGACAAACCCATCCAGCAGCGAAACCCACGGTGCCTTCGTACTTGCCGCTGAATGCGAGCAACAACACCAATGGAGCAGCCGCCAACAGTACATCGAATGGCGTTAGCAATCATAGCAATAGTTCTTCCGGTCCCGACAccatcggtggtggtggtggtgggacgggtggcggtggtggggGAAGatcacaacagcagcagcaccatcacgGAACACCTGCCGGGGAAAGTTGTCATCGGGAAGGATCGGCATCGCGATATCATCGGACCCGTTCCGGAAGGCACGCGGAAGATCCTAATCGGCGGCGTACTTCACGCGATAGGCCACCCCGACCATCGATGGGTGTTATGGGTGGACCCCAAGCCCGGTCTGGCGCACCCTTCATCCGACCAGCAGTAGATCTTCCCCATGGCTATG AAATTCGAACAACCCAACAGGGACAGGTGTACTTCTATCACATACCAACGAAGCAGTCTACATGGCACGATCCACGAATACCGCGCGATTTCGACACGCAAAACCTAACGACGGAAACGCTCGGTCCACTGCCGCACGGCTGGGAACAGCGGAAAACGGCATCCGGGCGGGTGTATTTTGTCGATCACAACAACCGCACGACGCAGTTCACCGATCCACGGATAAACATGCACATCCTGCAGATGATACGGCGGCAGAACAGTGCGACCGCATCGCCACCACCGGCTACCGCTACTACGACCGGCAGCAACGGATGCTCGTCGGTTGCGCTGTCACCGCTATCCGGCGCAGGACCGCAAGTCCCGAACGGTAGTGGCGGCACGAGCCGACATGCAGCCCTGGCGGAAGCAGTCAACGCTATTACCAACGGA GACGCGCATCACCATTCGCCGAGGGGTGCAACCATAAGCAATAACATTCCCGATCTACCGCAGGGCCTGATGGACAGTGCCGACCTGCTGCCGAAGTATCGGCGCGATCTGGTCGGCAAGATACGGGCACTGCGGCAAGAGTTGCAGCTGCTACAGCCACAATCTGGTCACTGTCGGTTAGAGGTGTctcgaaatgaaatttttgagGAGAGCTATAG ACTGATCATGAAGATGCGTCCCAAAGATATGCGCAAACGGTTGATGGTGAAGTTTAAGGGCGAGGAAGGACTGGATTACGGTGGTGTGGCTCGTGAATGGTTGCACCTGCTGTCGCGTGAAATGCTCAACCCCCAGTACGGCTTGTTCCAGTACAGCCGGGATGATCACTACTCGCTGCAAATTAATCCAGACTCAG GCGTTAATCCCGAGCATCTGTCTTACTTTCACTTTGTCGGGCGCATTCTGGGCATTGCCGTGTTTCACAATCACGTGCTGGATGGTGGTTTCACGCTGCCGTTCTACAAGCAGCTGCTCAACAAACCGATCACACTGTCCGACATCGAGGACGTCGATCCGGACCTGCACCGTAGTTTAACGTGGATGCT GGAAAACAATATGACGGGTGTAATCGATTCGACGTTCAGCGTGGAAAACAACAGCTTCGGTGTGCTGAAGGTGCACGAGCTAAAACCGAACGGGGCCTCCATCCCGGTGACCGAGGACAACAAGCGGGAGTACGTGAAGCTGTACGTGAACTATCGGTTTATGCGTGGTATCGAACAGCAATTTTTAGCTCTCTCAAAAG GATTCGGCGAACTGATTCTTAGCCATCTGCTTCGGCCCTTCGACGAGAGGGAATTGGAGCTACTGATCAGCGGTATTAGTCAGATCGATGTGAACGATTGGAAGGCCAACACGCGGCTTAAGCAATGCACCGCCGACACACCACAGATCGTGTGGTTCTGGCAG ATCGTGGAATCTTATTCGCCGGAAATGCGCGCCCAGCTGCTACAGTTCGTGACGGGTTCGTGCCGTGTACCGCTCCAAGGTTTCCGCGCACTGCAAGGTTCGACCGGTGCGGTCGGTCCACGGCTGTTTACCATTCACCTGACCGCGGACGTACCGATCCAGAACCTACCGAAGGCGCACACCTGCTTTAACCGGCTCGATCTACCGATGTACgattcgtaccagctaatgtaCGACAAATTGACGCAGGCCGTCGAAGAGACGTGTGGATTCGCGGTAGAGTAG